The Candidatus Latescibacter sp. genome window below encodes:
- a CDS encoding lactate racemase domain-containing protein encodes MMDFPQLVKIRQLFSRDYIENIEEELELRLNASGMLSRVKPGMRVAVTAGSRGIDRIPRILKTVIDLLIAAGAKPFIVPAMGSHGGGTARGQTEMLESLDITEKSIGVPVVSSMDTVTLGKTSSGAPVFMDRNAYDADGIVVVNRVKLHTAYHGWVESGICKMVAVGMGKKNGAETMHMYGLGEVITEAFRIARDTTGKILFGVAILENAFDRTLDFKISAPEDFEQTDNALLERCSSLIPRIPLQSFDILIVDEMGKNLSGTGMDTNIIGFWRRFGGEKNPDYKTLIVRDLTPESHGNAMGIGFADLIPQKLYDKIDLKATYTNGIASNTWSIVRIPITLESDRECILTALEKLPAGSARVIRIRNTLFLDELQVSENLLPALRGKKGIEIIGKSEPMRFDSEGNLV; translated from the coding sequence ATGATGGATTTTCCTCAATTGGTAAAAATCCGGCAGCTTTTTAGCCGTGACTATATAGAAAATATAGAAGAAGAACTGGAACTCCGCCTGAACGCTTCCGGGATGCTCTCCCGGGTGAAACCCGGCATGCGGGTTGCAGTGACCGCCGGAAGCCGCGGCATCGACCGAATCCCCCGGATACTGAAAACGGTTATCGATCTTCTCATCGCCGCGGGCGCGAAACCGTTCATTGTCCCGGCCATGGGCTCCCACGGCGGCGGTACCGCCCGGGGCCAGACGGAGATGCTCGAAAGCCTGGATATAACGGAAAAGAGCATAGGCGTTCCCGTTGTTTCCTCCATGGATACGGTGACACTGGGGAAAACATCTTCAGGCGCTCCTGTGTTCATGGATCGGAATGCCTATGACGCGGACGGTATTGTCGTAGTCAACAGGGTAAAGCTGCACACCGCCTACCATGGGTGGGTGGAAAGCGGCATCTGCAAGATGGTCGCAGTGGGTATGGGGAAGAAAAATGGCGCTGAGACCATGCACATGTACGGCCTGGGGGAGGTGATTACCGAGGCTTTCCGGATTGCGCGGGATACTACGGGAAAGATTCTCTTCGGGGTGGCAATTCTTGAAAATGCCTTCGACCGGACCCTCGATTTTAAGATTTCCGCGCCGGAGGATTTTGAACAAACCGACAATGCTCTTCTGGAACGGTGCAGTTCGCTTATCCCCCGGATTCCTCTCCAATCTTTTGACATTCTCATTGTCGATGAAATGGGGAAAAATCTTTCCGGCACCGGCATGGACACCAATATCATCGGGTTCTGGCGCAGGTTCGGGGGCGAGAAAAATCCGGACTACAAAACGCTCATAGTCCGGGACCTCACTCCTGAAAGCCACGGAAACGCTATGGGAATCGGATTCGCCGATCTTATACCGCAGAAACTCTATGACAAGATCGATCTGAAAGCCACCTACACCAACGGTATCGCCTCCAATACCTGGTCCATCGTCCGTATTCCGATCACCCTCGAAAGCGACCGTGAATGCATCCTGACCGCACTGGAAAAGCTTCCGGCAGGTTCTGCCAGGGTCATCCGTATCCGAAACACCCTTTTTCTGGATGAACTCCAGGTATCCGAAAATCTTCTTCCCGCCCTCCGGGGAAAAAAAGGAATCGAAATCATC